In Streptomyces capitiformicae, one genomic interval encodes:
- a CDS encoding YidC/Oxa1 family membrane protein insertase, with translation MSVFADLVARLADLLQPLFDASATAVAIVLFTALVRLLVHPLSRAAARGQRARVALQPKIAELRKKHAKNPEKLQKAVLELHAAEKVSPLSGCLPSLCQLPAFFLLYHLFSNTTIGGEANALLSHKLFAAPLGDRWFDALGEGGVFGAQGLVYVALFVIVAGVAAFNFRRTKLMMAAGSAGVPAVGDEQVPGLAASMGAVGKVMPFMSFFTLVTVAVVPLAAALYVVTSTTWSAVERAFLYPVTPAPAAK, from the coding sequence ATGTCCGTTTTCGCCGACCTTGTCGCGCGCCTCGCCGATCTGCTCCAGCCGCTGTTCGACGCCTCCGCGACGGCCGTCGCGATCGTCCTTTTCACCGCGCTCGTACGACTGCTCGTGCACCCTCTCTCCCGGGCGGCGGCGCGCGGGCAGCGGGCCCGGGTCGCCCTGCAGCCGAAGATCGCGGAGCTGCGGAAGAAGCATGCGAAGAACCCGGAGAAGCTCCAGAAGGCGGTGCTGGAGCTGCACGCGGCGGAGAAGGTGTCGCCGCTGTCCGGGTGCCTGCCCAGCCTCTGCCAGCTGCCCGCCTTCTTCCTCCTCTACCACCTGTTCTCCAACACGACGATCGGCGGCGAAGCCAACGCGTTGCTCAGCCACAAGCTGTTCGCGGCGCCGCTCGGCGACCGGTGGTTCGATGCGTTGGGGGAGGGTGGTGTGTTCGGGGCACAAGGGCTCGTCTACGTCGCGCTGTTCGTGATCGTCGCGGGGGTCGCGGCCTTCAACTTCCGGCGTACGAAGCTGATGATGGCGGCGGGTTCGGCCGGGGTACCGGCGGTGGGGGACGAGCAGGTGCCGGGGCTGGCGGCGAGCATGGGGGCGGTCGGCAAGGTCATGCCGTTCATGTCCTTCTTCACGCTGGTGACCGTGGCGGTGGTGCCGCTGGCGGCCGCGTTGTACGTGGTGACCAGTACGACGTGGAGTGCGGTGGAGCGGGCGTTCCTGTACCCGGTGACCCCGGCCCCCGCTGCCAAGTAG
- a CDS encoding fumarylacetoacetate hydrolase family protein → MKLLRVGTAGAERPALLDAEGVLRDLSGVVPDIDGALLADEAALGRVRAAAGDLPALDATGLRIGPPVARIGKIVCIGLNYHDHARETGAEPPSEPVIFFKAADTVVGAYDTVLVPRGSTKTDWEVELAVVIGRTARYLESHEDALACVAGYAVSHDVSEREFQLERGGTWDKGKNCETFNPLGPWLVTADEVPDPQKLGLRLWVNGELKQDGTTAEQIFSVAEVVRYVSQFMTLYPGDVINTGTPAGVALGEPEPKPFLRAGDVVELEIEGLGRQRQEFKGA, encoded by the coding sequence ATGAAACTGCTGCGAGTCGGTACGGCGGGTGCGGAGCGGCCCGCGCTGCTCGACGCCGAGGGGGTTCTGCGGGACCTGTCGGGGGTCGTGCCGGACATCGACGGGGCGCTGCTCGCCGACGAGGCGGCGCTCGGGCGGGTCCGGGCGGCGGCCGGGGACCTTCCGGCGCTGGACGCGACCGGGCTGCGGATCGGGCCGCCGGTCGCCCGGATCGGCAAGATCGTGTGCATCGGGCTCAACTACCACGACCACGCCCGCGAGACCGGGGCCGAGCCTCCTTCCGAGCCGGTGATCTTCTTCAAGGCGGCGGACACCGTCGTCGGGGCGTACGACACGGTGCTCGTCCCTCGTGGGTCGACCAAGACGGACTGGGAGGTCGAGCTGGCGGTCGTCATCGGGCGTACGGCTCGGTACCTGGAGTCCCACGAGGACGCGCTCGCGTGCGTCGCCGGGTACGCCGTCTCGCACGACGTGTCCGAGCGGGAGTTCCAGCTGGAGCGCGGTGGTACGTGGGACAAGGGCAAGAACTGCGAGACGTTCAATCCGCTGGGGCCCTGGCTCGTCACCGCCGACGAGGTGCCGGACCCGCAGAAGCTGGGGCTCCGGCTGTGGGTCAACGGGGAGCTGAAGCAGGACGGGACGACGGCCGAGCAGATCTTCTCGGTGGCGGAAGTCGTGCGGTACGTCAGTCAGTTCATGACGCTGTACCCCGGTGACGTCATCAACACGGGTACGCCGGCGGGGGTGGCGCTGGGGGAGCCCGAGCCGAAGCCGTTCCTGCGGGCCGGGGACGTGGTGGAGCTGGAGATCGAGGGGCTGGGGCGGCAGCGGCAGGAGTTCAAGGGCGCGTAG
- a CDS encoding Uma2 family endonuclease codes for MTVLEDRVVMAEQSDERTLDMMFEWLEPTPEGFKVEIVRGVIYMSPQRQTHWEIILDIIEQLRARYPRKRLASDVRVDFPGHLNGFASDVAAFKEAAVMDDKGRWRYEDVEFIAEVISKDTAANDYGPKLETYALAHVPVYVIADPYTGECHVHTQPRGGQYRASLTLDFGDEIDLTDTPVGIKLVTDEFPRERKSAAAAKKAPTPEQ; via the coding sequence GTGACTGTTCTCGAAGACAGGGTCGTGATGGCCGAGCAGAGCGACGAGCGCACTCTGGACATGATGTTCGAGTGGCTTGAGCCCACCCCCGAGGGATTCAAGGTCGAGATCGTCCGGGGAGTCATCTACATGTCGCCGCAGCGCCAGACGCACTGGGAGATCATCCTTGACATCATCGAGCAGCTGAGGGCGCGCTATCCGCGCAAGCGTCTCGCCTCTGACGTCCGGGTCGACTTCCCCGGTCACCTCAACGGCTTCGCCTCCGACGTGGCGGCCTTCAAGGAGGCCGCGGTCATGGACGACAAGGGCCGCTGGCGTTACGAGGACGTCGAGTTCATCGCCGAGGTGATCTCCAAGGACACCGCGGCCAACGACTACGGGCCCAAGCTGGAGACCTACGCCCTCGCTCATGTCCCGGTGTACGTGATCGCCGACCCGTACACCGGTGAGTGCCACGTCCACACGCAGCCCAGAGGCGGTCAGTACCGCGCGAGCCTGACGCTCGACTTCGGTGACGAGATCGATCTGACCGACACGCCCGTCGGCATCAAGCTCGTCACCGACGAGTTCCCGCGTGAGCGGAAGAGCGCTGCCGCGGCCAAGAAAGCCCCTACACCCGAACAGTGA
- a CDS encoding Gfo/Idh/MocA family oxidoreductase, translating to MTGTGTATGTDTGTDPTSSLRVALVGYGLAGSVFHAPLIAATQGLALDTVVTSNPERQAQARAEFPEVRLAATADELWARADELDLVVVASPNRTHVPLATTALEAGLAVVVDKPVAGTAAEARELAALADSRGLFLSVFQNRRWDNDFLTLSKLLADGELGEVRRFESRFERWRPQLKGGWRESGDPAEIGGLLYDLGSHLVDQALTLFGPAALVYAESDLRRPGAETDDDTFIAVTHAGGVRSHFYASAVTPQLGPRFRVLGSEAGYVKYGLDPQEAALREGDRPAPGSDWGLEPESLWGRVGAGDSPLTGGGRQVPTLPGDYPAYYAAVAAALRGTGDNPVTAYEAAAALDVLEAARRSAREGVTVRV from the coding sequence ATGACAGGCACAGGCACCGCGACTGGCACCGACACCGGCACGGATCCCACTTCCTCCCTCCGCGTGGCCCTGGTCGGATACGGCCTCGCGGGCTCCGTCTTCCACGCCCCCCTGATCGCCGCGACGCAGGGCCTCGCCCTCGACACGGTCGTCACGTCGAACCCCGAGCGGCAGGCGCAGGCCCGCGCCGAGTTCCCGGAGGTCCGACTCGCGGCCACGGCGGACGAGTTGTGGGCGCGGGCGGACGAGCTGGACCTGGTCGTCGTCGCCTCCCCGAACAGGACGCACGTCCCGCTCGCCACCACCGCCCTGGAGGCGGGCCTCGCGGTCGTCGTGGACAAGCCCGTCGCCGGTACGGCGGCCGAGGCGCGCGAGCTCGCCGCCCTCGCCGACTCCCGCGGCCTGTTCCTCTCCGTCTTCCAGAACCGCCGCTGGGACAACGACTTCCTGACCCTGAGCAAGCTGCTCGCCGACGGCGAGCTGGGCGAGGTCCGGCGCTTCGAGTCCCGCTTCGAACGCTGGCGCCCCCAGCTCAAGGGCGGCTGGCGCGAGTCCGGCGACCCCGCGGAGATCGGAGGTCTCCTCTACGACCTGGGCAGCCACCTCGTCGACCAGGCCCTCACCCTCTTCGGCCCCGCCGCCCTCGTCTACGCCGAGTCCGACCTCCGCCGCCCCGGCGCCGAGACGGACGACGACACGTTCATCGCCGTCACCCACGCAGGCGGCGTCCGCTCCCACTTCTACGCCTCCGCCGTCACCCCCCAACTCGGCCCGCGATTCCGGGTATTGGGCTCCGAGGCGGGTTACGTGAAGTACGGCCTGGACCCCCAGGAGGCGGCCCTCCGCGAGGGCGACCGCCCTGCCCCCGGCTCCGACTGGGGCCTGGAGCCCGAGTCCCTGTGGGGCCGAGTGGGCGCCGGCGACTCCCCCCTGACCGGCGGTGGTCGCCAGGTCCCCACCCTCCCGGGTGACTACCCTGCGTACTACGCGGCCGTGGCGGCGGCCCTGCGCGGCACCGGCGACAACCCGGTGACGGCGTACGAGGCGGCCGCCGCGCTGGACGTACTGGAGGCGGCGCGGAGGTCGGCGCGCGAGGGGGTCACTGTTCGGGTGTAG
- a CDS encoding ROK family transcriptional regulator, translating into MNGNGGTGDLNGRTGGLNGGTGGLNGGTGGRTVGVAGVNLLALRSHNGALILDLLRTAGPTGISRLELADRTGLTPQAVSKITARLRADGLVTEAGQRASTGGKPRTVLRLVPHAGHAVGLHLDRDELTAVLCDLTGAVVALRRAALSLGAGSEAVIEGAAGAVEALLVGASKDSAALEPEPTATPGTPSPGPWTLPVLGVGVALPGPLDHLHGVLHRVTGFPEWDGFPLRAVLARRLGMPVVVDKDTNAAALGLAAVTGGHGSFAYLHLGTGLGAGLVIDGRVHRGARTRAGEFGHQVVQLDGPLCGCGNRGCIEALCLAAVARGDVEEAARVLGTGAANLVGLLDIELVLLGGRTVEACPEVFVRGVGGVLDEWARLQGEDPAVPVRVASGGVTGVAEGAAQLLLAPLFGRADV; encoded by the coding sequence GTGAACGGGAACGGTGGTACGGGTGATCTCAACGGTCGCACGGGTGGACTCAACGGCGGCACGGGTGGACTCAACGGCGGCACCGGTGGTCGTACGGTCGGCGTCGCGGGCGTGAACCTGCTCGCCCTGCGCAGTCACAACGGTGCGCTCATCCTCGACCTGCTGCGTACCGCCGGGCCGACCGGCATAAGCCGTCTTGAGCTGGCCGACCGGACCGGTCTCACCCCGCAGGCGGTCAGCAAGATCACCGCTCGGCTGCGTGCGGACGGGCTGGTGACGGAGGCGGGCCAGCGCGCGTCCACCGGTGGCAAGCCGCGCACCGTCCTGCGGCTCGTCCCCCACGCCGGCCACGCGGTCGGCCTCCACCTCGACCGCGACGAGCTGACGGCCGTGCTCTGCGATCTGACCGGCGCCGTGGTCGCCCTGCGGCGGGCCGCACTGTCCCTGGGCGCCGGGTCGGAGGCCGTCATCGAGGGCGCGGCCGGTGCGGTGGAGGCGCTGCTGGTGGGGGCGAGCAAGGACTCAGCCGCTCTTGAACCGGAGCCCACGGCAACGCCCGGCACACCCTCACCTGGCCCTTGGACCCTCCCTGTCCTCGGTGTCGGCGTCGCTCTTCCCGGTCCCCTCGACCATCTGCACGGTGTGCTGCACCGGGTCACCGGGTTTCCCGAGTGGGACGGATTCCCCTTGCGGGCGGTACTCGCGCGGCGGCTGGGCATGCCGGTGGTCGTGGACAAGGACACCAACGCGGCGGCCCTCGGGCTGGCGGCGGTCACCGGCGGGCACGGGTCCTTCGCGTACCTCCACCTCGGTACGGGACTGGGGGCCGGGCTGGTGATCGACGGCAGGGTCCACCGGGGGGCCCGGACCCGGGCCGGTGAGTTCGGGCACCAGGTCGTCCAGTTGGACGGGCCGCTGTGCGGGTGCGGCAACCGGGGCTGCATCGAGGCGTTGTGCCTCGCGGCGGTGGCGCGGGGCGATGTGGAGGAGGCGGCGCGGGTGCTCGGCACGGGTGCCGCGAACCTCGTCGGGCTGCTCGACATCGAGCTCGTGCTGCTCGGCGGGCGCACGGTCGAGGCGTGCCCCGAGGTGTTCGTGCGCGGGGTGGGGGGCGTGCTCGACGAATGGGCCCGGCTGCAGGGGGAGGATCCGGCTGTGCCCGTGCGGGTTGCCTCCGGCGGTGTGACGGGGGTTGCGGAGGGTGCGGCTCAGTTGTTGTTGGCGCCGTTGTTCGGGCGGGCGGATGTTTGA
- a CDS encoding cell wall protein produces MRLCTCLTPALVTAAALVSGPTAAFAAAEGPDGPDGPDGRRPTCVGADSGTFPIRTRIHGGPATYVAGGGFRTWALELTNTTARRCENIHPVVVLTDTARTLKRTQPQLEFYEDAESTTSRPVTFETTDEDELVGVVDGDGPGFTVPPGRSLTVKVRLSLTSDTAVPNAVVANAAVVQRQGDDGEWVGESNDYQFKITDGEDGEDGEEADEDGGEESPGTTADEGEEEGKEEDGVRDGRPYADELAESGVRQALPYGIGLLLLLAGGLLVGVVRKAVRKGAR; encoded by the coding sequence ATGCGACTGTGTACGTGCCTGACCCCTGCCCTTGTCACCGCAGCCGCCCTCGTCAGTGGTCCGACAGCGGCGTTCGCGGCAGCGGAGGGACCGGACGGACCGGACGGACCAGACGGACGTCGTCCCACCTGTGTCGGCGCCGACAGCGGTACCTTTCCCATCCGCACCCGTATCCACGGCGGGCCCGCGACCTACGTCGCCGGCGGAGGCTTCCGAACCTGGGCGCTGGAGCTGACCAACACCACCGCTCGGCGCTGCGAGAACATCCACCCGGTGGTCGTGCTGACCGACACCGCGCGCACGCTGAAGCGGACGCAGCCGCAGCTGGAGTTCTACGAGGACGCGGAGTCCACCACCTCCCGCCCCGTCACCTTCGAGACGACCGACGAGGACGAACTCGTCGGGGTTGTCGACGGGGACGGTCCCGGCTTCACCGTGCCGCCCGGCCGCTCCCTCACCGTCAAGGTCCGCCTCTCCCTCACCTCCGACACGGCCGTACCCAACGCCGTCGTGGCGAACGCGGCCGTCGTCCAGCGGCAGGGCGACGACGGCGAGTGGGTGGGCGAGTCGAACGACTACCAGTTCAAGATCACCGACGGGGAGGACGGGGAGGACGGGGAGGAAGCGGACGAGGACGGCGGGGAGGAGAGCCCTGGGACAACAGCGGACGAGGGCGAGGAGGAGGGCAAGGAAGAGGACGGTGTACGGGACGGGCGGCCGTACGCCGACGAGCTGGCCGAATCGGGGGTACGGCAGGCCCTGCCGTACGGAATCGGGCTGCTGCTTCTCCTCGCCGGAGGGCTGCTGGTCGGCGTCGTCCGCAAGGCCGTCCGCAAGGGAGCCCGCTGA
- a CDS encoding HAD-IIA family hydrolase, with translation MAERKPIESWLTDMDGVLIHEGVPIPGADAFIQRLRESGRPFLVLTNNSIYTPRDLHARLSRMGLEVPVDHIWTSALATAQFLDDQRPGGTAYVIGEAGLTTALHDIGYVLTDHEPDYVVLGETRTYSFEAMTKAVRLINDGARFIATNPDETGPSTEGPLPATGAVAALITKATGQKPYFAGKPNPLMMRTGLNTIGAHSETSAMIGDRMDTDVLAGIEAGMETFLVLTGLTTPEQVDKFPYRPSKVVNSIADLVDRI, from the coding sequence ATGGCAGAGCGCAAGCCCATCGAGTCGTGGCTCACCGACATGGACGGTGTGCTCATCCACGAGGGCGTGCCGATCCCCGGCGCCGACGCCTTCATCCAGAGGCTGCGGGAGTCCGGCCGCCCCTTCCTCGTGCTCACCAACAACTCGATCTACACCCCGCGTGACCTGCACGCCCGCCTCTCCCGTATGGGCCTGGAGGTCCCCGTCGACCACATCTGGACCTCCGCCCTCGCCACCGCCCAGTTCCTGGACGACCAGCGGCCCGGCGGCACTGCGTACGTCATAGGCGAGGCGGGCCTGACCACCGCCCTGCACGACATCGGGTACGTGCTCACCGACCACGAGCCGGACTACGTCGTCCTCGGCGAGACCCGCACGTACTCCTTCGAGGCCATGACGAAGGCGGTACGGCTGATCAACGACGGCGCCCGCTTCATCGCCACCAACCCCGACGAGACCGGCCCCTCCACCGAGGGCCCGCTGCCCGCGACCGGTGCGGTGGCCGCGCTGATCACCAAGGCGACCGGGCAGAAGCCGTACTTCGCGGGCAAGCCGAACCCGCTGATGATGCGCACCGGCCTGAACACGATCGGCGCCCACTCCGAGACCAGCGCCATGATCGGCGACCGCATGGACACCGACGTCCTGGCGGGCATCGAGGCCGGCATGGAGACCTTCCTGGTCCTCACCGGGCTGACCACCCCCGAGCAGGTCGACAAGTTCCCGTACCGCCCGTCGAAGGTCGTGAACTCGATCGCCGACCTGGTCGACCGGATCTGA
- a CDS encoding class F sortase gives MSSHKYSDGSYADHGDYGNHGRGTGIGRLTTGVAWAVLLLGLWMWGREVTDVRQGISAPTTGDVAAVGRPAHAELPPAAQPLRAARPNRLDIPSMGVQAPVVARGLDLNGAIDPPAYDQPGAVGWYAAGTRPGATGAALFVGHVDTETRPAVFYKLSALRVGEKIRVARDDGTVAEFTVDDVQVIGRDDFDAGQAYGVRQSGRAELRLVTCGGTFDRTSRTYTANVVVSAYLSGTEA, from the coding sequence GTGTCCAGCCACAAGTACTCGGACGGAAGTTACGCGGACCACGGAGACTACGGAAACCACGGTCGTGGAACCGGGATCGGCCGGCTCACCACCGGTGTCGCCTGGGCCGTACTGCTGCTCGGTCTGTGGATGTGGGGCCGCGAGGTCACCGACGTACGGCAGGGCATCTCCGCGCCGACCACCGGTGACGTGGCGGCGGTCGGACGGCCCGCCCACGCCGAACTGCCGCCCGCCGCCCAGCCGTTGCGGGCCGCGCGCCCCAACCGGCTCGACATTCCCTCCATGGGCGTGCAGGCGCCGGTCGTGGCGCGCGGCCTGGACCTGAACGGGGCGATCGACCCGCCCGCCTACGACCAGCCGGGAGCCGTCGGCTGGTACGCGGCCGGCACCCGCCCTGGGGCCACCGGCGCGGCCCTGTTCGTCGGCCACGTCGACACCGAGACCCGCCCCGCGGTCTTCTACAAGCTGAGCGCGCTGCGGGTCGGCGAGAAGATCCGGGTGGCCCGCGACGACGGCACGGTCGCCGAGTTCACCGTGGACGACGTCCAGGTCATCGGCCGCGACGACTTCGACGCTGGACAGGCCTACGGCGTACGGCAGTCGGGGCGTGCCGAGCTGCGCCTCGTCACCTGCGGCGGCACCTTCGACAGAACGAGCCGCACCTACACGGCGAACGTGGTCGTCTCCGCGTACCTCAGCGGCACGGAGGCCTGA
- a CDS encoding glycoside hydrolase family 6 protein, translating to MYGSRGAGVRASVAVAGAALLLAGCFGGDGDGGDEGDRSGTDITQQPSDTDPFWVNPEGNAAAQVAAYEKAGKDEDAQLIRKIAEQPTGEWIGPENPEQEAKGYTEAAAKADRDAILVLYNIPHRDCGQYSGGGAADGDAYRAWIDGVAKGIGDRPATVILEPDAVLHVVDGCTPGEFHEERFDLLKGAIEKLGALKNTKVYLDAGNAGWGDPDKIFDPLKWAGVEQADGFAVNVSNFYTTEDSIGYGKQLSSKVGNQPFVIDTSRNGNGPWTEGDKDEQWCNPPGRALGEAPTTKTADPLVDAYLWVKRPGESDGECKGGPKAGEWWPEYALGLAKASE from the coding sequence ATGTACGGCAGTAGGGGGGCCGGGGTTCGCGCGTCCGTGGCGGTGGCGGGGGCTGCGTTATTGCTCGCCGGCTGTTTCGGGGGAGACGGCGACGGCGGGGACGAGGGCGATCGCTCGGGTACCGACATCACCCAACAGCCAAGTGACACGGACCCGTTCTGGGTCAATCCGGAAGGGAACGCGGCGGCCCAGGTAGCCGCCTACGAGAAGGCCGGCAAGGACGAGGACGCCCAGCTGATCCGCAAGATCGCCGAGCAGCCCACCGGCGAGTGGATCGGCCCGGAGAACCCCGAGCAGGAGGCCAAGGGCTACACCGAGGCCGCCGCCAAGGCCGACCGCGACGCGATCCTCGTCCTCTACAACATCCCGCACCGCGACTGCGGCCAGTACTCCGGCGGCGGCGCGGCCGACGGCGACGCCTACCGGGCGTGGATCGACGGCGTCGCCAAGGGCATCGGTGACCGCCCCGCCACGGTCATCCTGGAGCCCGACGCCGTACTCCACGTCGTGGACGGCTGCACCCCGGGCGAGTTCCACGAGGAGCGGTTCGACCTGCTCAAGGGTGCGATCGAGAAGCTCGGCGCGCTGAAGAACACGAAGGTGTACCTGGACGCCGGGAACGCGGGGTGGGGCGACCCCGACAAGATCTTCGACCCGTTGAAGTGGGCGGGAGTCGAGCAGGCCGACGGCTTTGCCGTCAACGTCTCGAACTTCTACACCACCGAGGACTCCATCGGGTACGGCAAGCAGCTCTCCTCGAAGGTCGGGAACCAGCCGTTCGTCATCGACACCAGCCGCAACGGCAACGGGCCGTGGACCGAGGGCGACAAGGACGAACAGTGGTGCAACCCGCCGGGGCGCGCGCTGGGCGAGGCTCCGACGACCAAGACGGCGGATCCTTTGGTGGACGCGTACTTGTGGGTCAAGCGGCCGGGGGAGTCGGACGGCGAGTGCAAGGGCGGGCCGAAGGCGGGGGAGTGGTGGCCGGAGTATGCGCTGGGGTTGGCGAAGGCGTCTGAGTGA
- the glxA gene encoding radical copper oxidase GlxA, which produces MKDRAGRRRARRLAIGAAVVLALAGMNGPWLYRVGTEKYHEYKINRPEYKADNGHWQIVEFPEKYRQNTIHAALLHTGKVLLIAGSGNDQDNFDAKKFDTRIWDPVKQTIKSVPTPADLFCTGHTQLSNGRLLIAGGTKRYEKLKGDVTKAGGLMIIHNENPDKGMKLKPGTKFVGKENGKTFVLKDEVSLKKATKTFDPATGKFTGNKPGIARAYVEAEKSGKTYETGTEDNYRIEGLTGADARNTYGIAQKLALDKKDFQGIKDAYEFDPVAEKYIKVDPMNEARWYPTLTTLTDGTVLSLSGLDEIGQLVPGKNEVYDPETKSWTYTADERQFPTYPAISLMQNGKLFYSGANAGYGPDDVGRDPGIWDLKTNKFTKVPGMSDSKLLETAGTVLLPPAQDEKYMVIGGGGVGESERSSKKTRLIDLLADEPRFTDGPELAKGTRYPQASILPDDTVLISGGSEDYRGRGDSNILEARLYDAKTGEMRRVADPLVGRNYHSGSILLPDGRVVFFGSDSLYADKANSKPGEFEQRIEIYTPPYLYGDAQPTLSGGPKTVARGGKATFKTQHASSIKSARLIRPSASTHVTDVDQKSIEVDFKTSGDEITVTVPKNRNLVQSGWYMLFVTDDAGTPSKAQWVKVP; this is translated from the coding sequence ATGAAGGACCGTGCAGGCCGCCGCCGTGCCCGTCGGCTCGCGATAGGCGCGGCGGTGGTCCTCGCGCTCGCCGGGATGAACGGGCCGTGGCTCTACCGCGTCGGCACCGAGAAGTACCACGAGTACAAGATCAACAGACCCGAGTACAAGGCCGACAACGGGCACTGGCAGATCGTGGAGTTCCCGGAGAAGTACCGGCAGAACACGATCCACGCCGCGCTGCTCCACACCGGCAAGGTGCTGTTGATCGCGGGTTCCGGCAACGACCAGGACAACTTCGACGCGAAGAAGTTCGACACCCGCATCTGGGACCCGGTCAAGCAGACGATCAAGAGTGTGCCGACCCCGGCCGACCTGTTCTGCACGGGGCACACCCAGTTGTCCAACGGCCGTCTGCTGATCGCGGGCGGCACCAAGCGCTACGAGAAGCTGAAGGGTGACGTCACCAAGGCCGGCGGCCTGATGATCATCCACAACGAGAACCCCGACAAGGGGATGAAGCTGAAGCCGGGGACGAAGTTCGTCGGCAAGGAGAACGGCAAGACGTTCGTACTGAAGGACGAGGTCTCCCTCAAGAAGGCCACCAAGACCTTCGACCCGGCCACCGGGAAGTTCACCGGCAACAAGCCGGGGATCGCACGCGCCTATGTCGAGGCCGAGAAGAGCGGCAAGACGTACGAGACCGGCACCGAGGACAACTACCGGATCGAGGGCCTGACCGGCGCCGACGCCCGTAACACGTACGGCATCGCACAGAAGCTCGCCCTCGACAAGAAGGACTTCCAGGGCATCAAGGACGCCTACGAGTTCGACCCGGTCGCCGAGAAGTACATCAAGGTCGACCCGATGAACGAGGCCCGCTGGTACCCGACACTGACGACGCTCACCGACGGTACGGTCCTGTCGCTGTCCGGCCTGGACGAGATCGGCCAGCTGGTGCCGGGCAAGAACGAGGTCTACGACCCCGAGACCAAGTCGTGGACGTACACCGCGGACGAACGGCAGTTCCCGACCTACCCGGCGATCTCCCTGATGCAGAACGGCAAGCTGTTCTACTCGGGCGCGAACGCCGGGTACGGGCCGGACGACGTCGGCCGCGACCCCGGCATCTGGGACCTGAAGACGAACAAGTTCACCAAGGTCCCCGGCATGAGCGACAGCAAGCTGCTCGAAACCGCCGGTACGGTGCTGTTGCCTCCGGCGCAGGACGAGAAGTACATGGTCATCGGCGGGGGCGGGGTCGGCGAGTCGGAGCGGTCCAGCAAGAAGACCCGGCTGATCGATCTGCTCGCCGACGAGCCGAGGTTCACGGACGGGCCCGAGCTGGCGAAGGGCACCCGGTATCCCCAGGCCTCGATCCTCCCCGACGACACGGTGCTCATCTCGGGCGGCTCGGAGGACTACCGGGGGCGCGGCGACTCCAACATCCTCGAAGCGCGGCTCTACGACGCGAAGACGGGGGAGATGCGACGGGTGGCCGACCCGCTGGTCGGCCGGAACTACCACTCCGGGTCGATCCTGCTGCCCGACGGCCGCGTGGTCTTCTTCGGCTCGGACTCCCTGTACGCCGACAAGGCCAACTCCAAGCCGGGGGAGTTCGAGCAGCGGATCGAGATCTATACGCCGCCGTATCTGTACGGTGACGCGCAGCCGACGCTCTCGGGTGGGCCGAAGACGGTTGCGCGGGGCGGGAAGGCGACGTTCAAGACCCAGCACGCCTCGTCGATCAAGTCGGCGCGGTTGATTCGGCCGAGCGCGTCCACGCATGTGACGGATGTGGATCAGAAGTCGATCGAGGTGGACTTCAAGACGTCCGGGGACGAGATCACGGTGACGGTGCCGAAGAATCGGAATCTGGTGCAGTCGGGGTGGTACATGCTGTTCGTGACGGACGACGCGGGGACGCCGAGCAAGGCCCAGTGGGTGAAGGTGCCGTAG